The Dermacentor silvarum isolate Dsil-2018 chromosome 3, BIME_Dsil_1.4, whole genome shotgun sequence region gtgggatctgccggctttttacttttctttcttttttactgctGTTGTCCGCTTTTTCTCTACCTTTAATCCATACTTTATTGAACTTTCCCGGGCCACCTACGGCACGCATGGCCGTAGTGCACTGAGCGAGTTTAAGAATATTCTAGAGGAGAGAACTTCTTTTCTTCGCTGTAGTGAGCGTTTTTTTCTCGCAACATCGCGATGGTGCTCGACTAGACGTCTTCCATTTCGTAGGACTTTACAGTGCGCCTGAAGTCGTTGAGAAGCCGCTCAAAAATTATAGAAGGGGCAGAAGTAGGTGGAGCACGTGATCAAGGAGCTCAAATGAATGAGATAACGCGAAGAACAGGGGGTGCTAGGGTACGAAAAGAATCAGGGCACCAAGTGGGTGTGCGTAGCGCATTGACTGATGCGAGGCTAGAACCAAACTCTTTGTCATAACGCGGAGTGTTTTCGGAACTAGATGTTCTACGATAACGATTAGCACGACGTTCGGAGCGCCCGATTTGCTGCAGTTACGGGAGGAGCTGGAATGTTATTTGCCGTGGTCCGCCACGGCCTATCTACGCGCAGTATTTTTTTCTGCGCACACATTTCAGCTTGCAGCTCCAAATTATCATCATGTTCGATACGGTGACACCGAGGACGCCAGTCCTGCCGTGGTGTCTTCAAGTCGACCGGGGGCTGGCGCGCATGTTGTGCTGCGACGAGACGAAGGGGGTGCGACTGGTGAGGGGAGTGGAGAAAGCGTCATATATTGAGCAGCGTGGGTGTGACGTGATTGGTCGAGAGGCGTAAGATAGTCCACAAGCTGCGAAATCATTGCCTGCCAGATGTAGAATCTGTGAGATTCATCGTTCGTTTCACTGGGCTCGATCTTCGTGCTTGTCTGTTCTCGTGTGGTGGCATTGTTTCCCAATTCTGCGTATTTAGCAATCAGTCATTAAAATGAACCAAATAGCCCCTCAAGACATTCTAATGAAGTTTCATTGTTACTGCGCTACGCAAAGGACACACTAATGTGGACAAGATGAAGACTGACTGGTAACGAAAACACGAAAAAGCGCTTATTCGTGTCAGTTTCTGTCTTCATTCCCAGTCAGTGTCCATCTCGTCCCTTCAGTTTGTTGCGCACATAGCTGATGTGTGAAACCCAAGGCGTGTGCTTCTTGAATCTCAAAAGCACTCAGGCACGCGCAAATCAGTTCGTAAGTTCTTTTTACTTTTCACTATTCGCTGCTATTCAAAATTTTAGCCAAATATCAAGCATAAAACTGTTTTCACTTCGTTTTTGTCTAGATTCCCCAGTTGTCACATACTATAGGGAAACTGGTCGCGTATACTACTGATCATGTTGGCCTGCTTGCGAAAACATTGCTAAGAAATGTCACGCAACGAGCAGAGGTGCTTCACGGATCGAAGAAGGTGAGGAAGAACGAAAAAGTGCGTTTGCAAGTGCCGTGATTCAATCGTACCCTAATTTTAGTGCGCCATTAAGAATGTATCACCCAGCCGAAAGGGTAATTATTTGGGTTTCACCGTATACACGGCACTGAGTACATAATTGAGCATAAAGTAGGGTTACGAATGCACGATCATTTAACGTGAAAGACTGCCTACGCGTTCGTTTCGTTTGCGTGTACGTGCCTGATGGTATGCAGGCCGTATGCGACGCGTTTCAATGTGACGAAATTTTAGCGCGTGCGTTGTCACTGTCAGCAGAAAGTAAAACAAATACATTACTACAATGATTAAACGAAGCGAATAGTACCAAATCAAGAACTCGTAAGCATAGATAGTATTAGTAACACCTTAATTTTTCCGGTAACCAATATATGATCTTTAGTCATTGTGCACACCTTACGACGTTGCGCGACGGACATTTTCCGCGTGGCAGTACGGCATCCATGTCGAGCGGCGGATCCGGGGGCTCTGGCTCGGGCTCTGGCGGCCTGGCGGGCCCTCCCGACAAGGACTACTACGACAGCACGCGGGCCATAGCCTACATGAGCGTCTGCATTGCACTCAGCTACCAGTGCCTCACCGAGTTCCCCCACCTGCTCGTCATGCACGGAGGAGGTGAGTTTGCCCTGGCGCTCTCCTGACGACGAGCGCATTGGCGACCGCATTGCAATCGCTATAATATATTTAAATGAGGTTGTCACAAAGAGACGAAGGTACGAAGCCAAATGGGCAATGCAAATCATTAGAAAATAACCGCGGAATAAATTTAAAGAGCGCAAATAAAACAGGCACGCGCAAGGCAGGCAGCGACACAACCGCTCTTTAGGCTATCTTGTAAAATGAGCCAACCTTCCGACAACATGGCTTGTAACGAATATTTTCGGGCTTTTGACTTTTAATATACTATATCGTAGCTGCTGAGACGGGCTGAAAGCAATTCTACTCTTCAGAATATTGCGGCTGCAGTGGTTGATGAAATGCCTTTGTCCTTATAAACAAAATTGCAAGCTTTTGAGGATAATGCGTGCCTAGCGCGATGAGGCGGTATGATAAACTCAGTATGCTACAAGGAATGATCGAATATCCGATAAAATAAAGCACTGGTGCTCATGctgtattgcgatagcattatGACATCACTCGATCCCTCTTCACAAATATCTGCGTGAGTTCGCCAACATGGTCGTCGATGACTTATGACATCGTAGTCCACTGTTCCTGTAGTTGCTGTCTGCGAGCCAACTTGGCCTGTCGTCAACCGAAGCAAACTGGCACAACAGACTGCTTTTTGTTTGCTGCTTGTGAACACAACCCATATGCACCCCAACTAGCTGTACGGCTTTCGCTATAGATAATCGCTACACATGAACTGTATCTGTCGCTATATAACCCCGCACACATACATTACATATCTGACCACAGCTATCTCATTAGTACAACACCCTCCACAAAGAACAATGTCGTACAGAATATCGCAGAACGCAGTGTGGCCGCAGCACCCACGTAAGCTGCTCGTCACGCTCCATCATTGTTACCCCAGCGGTTGCTTGGCCGTGGACGAGACCCCCTGGATCACTGATGGCCAgaattttattgagatagcaattatatgggcacgcAAGTGCCCACATAATTGCCCAAAtaatgttccgtataaaaatGAGCGCACAGTATACTGCGGGAGCTAGGGCAAGCGAGCGAGCGTGAGCCAAAAAGGATGATGGCttgaagcacgccgtcttcccaCGCGCCCATGGAGCACGTGAAACTAGGAGAGAGTATGCTGCCAGGTatctagcctcggcaagccaacctcctatGACGCcgcccatgctttttttttcggggaCCTGCCTGCGCGTTGTTTCTTGGGAAGTTGGCTGTCGGTGGTTGCAGAATCAGTCAAGGGATTGCTTGGTTCGTGGTAAaatttagtggcgcctgccgtcgcACGACATGCATCGATAAAGGAACAGACGTTTGTCCGTGAATCTTGAGCCGCGCGTGTCGCACTTTGTTAAGTGTTTGCTGCCTTTAAGTGTAAAGGAAGATCAGGGCACCTGATGTACGACCATAAACTAATTTTAAGACTCGGAATTATAGGTATTCAAGCAGTTTTTGTTTGTTGGATTTCAGCCTACTTAATTATTCGCAATGGACACGTAGATGTAGGCGGTGAACATTCGGACTGTCCTCCAGTCACTTCTGGTATGCCTCATGGCAACGTGATGGACCCCTTGCTGTTCCTGTTCTATATAATAATGatactgttgttgttgttgaccctGATGAAGAAATTAGAATATTTACTGACGATTGTGTTACGTTTAATCGACAATTACTTGCACTAAAGAATACAGTGCCCTCAACACCAGTCTGGACAATATACAGCAACGGTTTAAATAATATGGAAGGGCATTAAACACAAGCGAATGAGTCTGCCATCTAGTTActcgctaaaaaagaaaaaaagaagaaaatcaaTTTTCATATATTTACCTAATGGGGTCCTTACCATTACAAGCAGGTTactacaaatatctcggtgtgACACTGACTTATTACGTGTCTAGGAATCTTTATACTGGTAGCGTTTGCTCATCTGCCTTCCTCAAGTTCTTGCGTGCTGAAACATACACCTGAAACCGCTCCCACTAACGTTAAGCTTCTGTGCACTCATCTCGGCAACGTTCTCTGCCACTCTAAATCTAACGTTTACTGTCCTGAACGTAATCAGATGGAGGTTTTAAGACTTATATTTGACAAATTTGCCGGCATTATAGACTCACGCTTCAAGTTTGTGGAAGCTCACGATATGCAGCTATTTAAAGTACGAAGGCAAACACTTAGGCTTGAATTTCTCTCTAACTTTGCAATGACAAACAATCTCTAGATCCATCATCACATTGATCACCTATAAGTAGCAGGCCCACCCGACACCACCAACAAAACGCACTGACGCCAAATTTTGCACCCACTGACCTGTTCCAGTTTTTTTCCATGATTCAGTGGGAATTCCATTATAGGAATTCTCACTGAATCAGATTATCCGACTTCGAGTGAACACTACTGCGCCTACATCTCTGTTGTTCATTTATATGTTGTATTCTTTTTCTTTCCAGTCGGCCACCGTGCTTGGGGCTTGGCTCCGCAGtatcgaataaataaataaataaataattaaataaataaataaataaataaataaataaataaataaataaataaataaataaataaataataaaatttagTCCCGCCGCATTTACGCCTTATAGAAGAGGTGAGATGAAACCGCCGCAGCAGGCGCAACCAAAGTGAGGCCGCTATAATAAGCtatcgcttgtctgtcacgtagCGAGGGCCTATATTTCTTGTATATATTTTATGACTAGGCGTCAAGATTTTCcggtgacgctccctcctagtttgtTTACTACCTTCATGCGCGTGGCCAATGTTGGAGTACGTGTGATCGAGCGCACCCTAGGCGATATGTGTCATTCCATCCGGATAACACATTTTTGATTATTCTATTGCAGTGTGCTTCTTCTTTCCGTACGCGATTGTCTTGGTAGCGGTCGGTGTTCCTATGGCCGCCTTCGAGATGCTGATTGGCCAGTTCCGCGGAAAGGGATGCCTTGAGATCTGGACCTGCGTCCCAGTCGGCAAAGGTATGTGCTATGGAGAAAGCACAAACGAGGATAAAGACACGGCCCCCTACATGTGTTAGCCTGAAAGTAAATATCAATGACCAAAatcttaaagaaccccaggtggccaaattgaTCCGGATTCCACCTCTGAGGCGTAACTCATAAtgggatcgtggttttggcatgtaaggCCCAATAATTTCattcaatttttttaaatgctcgcttataaataaaaacattcggcagagacacttaagaatGCTTCCGTGTGGGAATTAGGAAGCATTATGGTTTCTTTGGTGAAATGCTTTGATCATTTTACACACTCACGACGTTGCGCCAACtgctccccattggctgcgccgacACATGCCCAATAACACACGCTCGAGgccgcacctttagtcagccataCTCGTGGAGCCGACATGGCGGGTGGAAGGGTGCTCGCCTCGCACCCCGGAAACCTGAGTTCAATTCCCACCCAGACATAAATGTACAAAATTtaattttcaaagccattaatttactttgtttacaggaagctCCCTGACAAATTTGaggtcaatccgagcattttttgacgCGTTTTTAGTCTTTGCGCGGTCGGCCATTTGTGGCACCATTGCTCGAtcacgccgccgacgccgccgccgGACTTTTGCGTAATGGGGTATgtgaagctttcgctttaaaatggGTTTAATTGGTATGAATTCATACAAATTTTGCCATcgcgaacattaaaaaaaaagacacaaatgACTCTTGTGCACAATGACGATCCAATTTTCAGTGAAATTGGTGCTTTCAAAGTTGGGTTAGCATTTATTTGTGCAAAAGGATTAATTTACGAGCGCGTTTTTACCGCTgacctttttttattatgtaAAACGATTTGAAGGACTTGCTAACTTGAACTGAACGTTTTATCTTTTTTTCCGCAGAGCTTGTATGGGTATATCGGGTTTAACATTTTGAGTTTCTATTGTTCCAAAATTCGGCACAGCGTCATATGACCATTTCACTGGGCAGGAATTAACAAATGAAATGATACTGACGAGGTAGATATGACCTCTCGCTAAGATCTGTGACCATGCTGGGGGCATTTCTCTGCGTGCCTGACTATCTTTAGTTCAGCAACGGTTCCTTTTGCGACTACATTGTTTGACTACAAGCATGCATAATGCAGTTCATGTATGATTTCTGTTCTCCATTTTAAAACTGATCACGGTGCTGTTGACCTTGTTGCAGGCATCGGCATGGCAATGCTGTTGAAGACGTTCGTGATCTGCGCGTATAAGCATTCGAGAACGCGTGCACCTTCTTCTACTTCCTGCAGACGTTCCAAGATGAGCTGCCTTGGAGCCACTGCTACACCTGGTGGGGCGCCTCGGACCTCAACTGCCGGGAGAGGAAGCTCAACGAGACGGTCGGTTTCGGCTCGGGCTTCCTTAATTACGTGTTCTTGCCGAGTTCGAAACACTTTTTCGCACGTATCTTGCCTATAACGCCGAACGCTACGGACGCAAGCTTCGAACGCTACAGACGCATGCTCCGGAAATCGTGCGTGCACAGGATGCAGCTGGCTTTTGACAACCAGATTTCCCGTCTTAGGACGGCAGGGTTCCCTGACTCGATGGTAACATCAGTGGTGGAGTTTCTCCTGCAGAAAGTAAAAGGTTCCAGGAGTGAAGCAAGGGTGAGGACGACCACTATGACCGTAAGACCTGAAATGGCAACTTATGTCTATAAGGTCATTCAGAACCTAAGGAAGATGGCAGGCATATATGGCGTCCCCCTTGTATTTTCAGCGTCGTTTAAGCTTGCGCAGCTCTGCCCTCGCACCTCCAGAGAAACTAAAAGGCAAGGCTGTGGAAAGAATCATGTCCAGTTGTATGCCAAATTCAATGTAGGAATTGTGTACGAAATCTCCCCGACGTGAGGCAAGTATTACATGGGGCAGACGAGGCGGTGCCTGAATAATGGCGCCAGGGAACATAAACGAAAGTTTAAGACAGACGAATTGGCGTACTCGCCTGCGCATTACAAAGACTGCTCCTGTGAACGATGTTTCAAGAAGATAAAGATTCTGGAGAGAAGCAAGGACCATACAGAACGCGAACTGATGGAGGCATAACACAAAAGAAAGGCCATGACTGCGTTAGCGATACCTCCATTAGGGTGTTTGAATCAGAGATAGTTTTTTTATAAGTGTTTGCCCCGCTAGGCTGATGAGTGGACTTGGTGCTGCGTTCTGCGCATGTCATATTTGTCTATATTGTCGCGTAGTATCGCGTAGTTTGCCCCGCTAGGCTGATGAGTGGACTTGGTGCTGCGTTCTGCGCATGTCATATTTGTCTATATTGTCGCGTAGTATATTGTCGCGTAGTGTCGCGTGGTGAAGAGAACAGTCACGAAACTGTGAATGAAGAAACGGgtctttttattgggcgaacctgtgcccacaaaggcaagttgcactcgaagcacaacgatagcggcgaatacagtcggcgatcgtcgaaatctgatcagtggcaaaacgcgttggcttttatacatgagtcatcgaacgtttcagagtaatccctggtgcccgcgtgtctcccagaaagtactagaccattcgcgttgctcatacaatcagattacataagcgtcggtgacaatgGATAGAAGAATCGATAaagttcgagaaacttccgatacatgcaggcgcgtcctgcgccgagtgataacgtttaagatttgttagccggtgaaaaggggtcactggtgaaagataaacaaatacacgtgtcaatatattccTACGTTACCGTCCCTGCCGTCTtttcgtgtttctctttctctgtccttgtccttgattagcggtcaacatgtcatgGAGTATGATATAGACGTGCAAGAGAGGGATCTCTTGCAGCGCCCAGTGCCAGCTTGCCAAGGAGAACGTGTACGCAAAGACCAGCAGCCAAACTACGACCCTGGCAAGAACGCCACCGTTTCACCTTGTGCGGGAAAGTCGTCACGGCATCCTACACCGACGCCGCGAACCTGTCGGAGTGCTTGACACCGCGGGGTTATTCCG contains the following coding sequences:
- the LOC119444360 gene encoding sodium-dependent nutrient amino acid transporter 1-like — protein: MSSGGSGGSGSGSGGLAGPPDKDYYDSTRAIAYMSVCIALSYQCLTEFPHLLVMHGGVCFFFPYAIVLVAVGVPMAAFEMLIGQFRGKGCLEIWTCVPVGKAFENACTFFYFLQTFQDELPWSHCYTWWGASDLNCRERKLNETRPVPACQGERVRKDQQPNYDPGKNATVSPCAGKSSRHPTPTPRTCRSA